A single genomic interval of Scatophagus argus isolate fScaArg1 chromosome 22, fScaArg1.pri, whole genome shotgun sequence harbors:
- the nup50 gene encoding nuclear pore complex protein Nup50, protein MAKRIADKELTDRNWDQEEEGEEAGTFSVASEDVLKNRAIKKAKRRNLGGESEGGGAFKGFKGFSLNMSAAGGASIPAPFSGFGNSGGFKGLSSLTNGNSITPSFGGFSSPPAATSSAAPGLTFNGPASAKPTADITSKQTNGSTPSPTQSSGSCSSNKEYSRQLTALNCSVRDWITKHVNDNPLCDLNPIFRDYERHLASIERQYGGGSADGGSEEKKQGGMLPTTASPPPPASSSSSSAAPAPAAALFSFGKNPTEDSARDKSTVGVTFNFGQKVDSSVLGSLGSKTTPPSFSFSSSGDSSSQTSLFGAPGSAAPLSFSGTKSEDARPADENGDEESEEPPKPEVKEVKEEDAFYSKKCKLFYKKDSEFKEKGVGTLHLKHTTEGKTQMIIRADTNLGNILLNVIVQSSMPCSRVGKNNVMVVCVPNPPIDDKNPGGPVPLLVRVKTAEDADELHKTLEEKKG, encoded by the exons ATGGCGAAGAGGATCGCTGATAAGGAGCTGACGGACAGGAACTgggatcaggaggaggagggagaggag GCTGGGACGTTTTCTGTTGCAAGTGAAGATGTGTTGAAGAACCGGGCGATTAAAAAGGCCAAACGCAGAAATCTTGGAGGAGAG agtGAGGGCGGTGGAGCCTTCAAAGGTTTCAAAGGCTTTTCTCTGAACATGTCGGCAGCAGGCGGAGCCTCGATTCCTGCACCGTTTTCTGGTTTTGGGAACAGCGGAGGCTTCAAGGGCCTCAGTAGCCTGACCAACGGAAACAGCATCACTCCATCATTCGGAGGTTTCTCATCCCCTCCTGCTGCAACGTCCTCTGCTGCACCAG GGCTAACGTTCAACGGCCCCGCCTCCGCCAAGCCCACCGCTGACATCACCTCCAAGCAGACCAATGGCTCCACCCCGAGCCCGACTCAAAGCTCGGgctcctgcagcagcaacaagGAGTACAGCCGGCAGCTCACCGCTCTCAACTGCTCGGTGCGGGACTGGATCACCAAGCACGTCAACGACAACCCTCTGTGCGATCTGAACCCCATCTTCAGGGATTACGAGCGGCACCTGGCCAGCATCGAGCGGCAGTATGGAGGCGGCTCTGCTGACGGAGGCtcagaggagaagaagcaggGAGGGATGCTGCCAACCAcagcctcccctcctccacctgcctcctcatcttcctcctcggcggctccagctccagctgccGCTTTGTTCTCCTTTGGCAAAAATCCGACAGAAGACTCGGCTCGGGACAAAAGCACCGTCGGCGTCACGTTTAACTTCGGGCAGAAGGTGGACAGCTCGGTCCTCGGCTCCTTAGGGTCCAAAACGACTCCCCccagcttctccttctcctcctccggTGACTCCTCCAGCCAGACCTCCCTGTTTGGAGCTCCTGGATCTGCTGCACCGCTGTCCTTCAGCGGGACAAAGTCCGAGGACGCCCGGCCTGCAG aCGAAAACGGAGACGAAGAGTCGGAGGAGCCGCCCAAACCGGAGgtgaaggaggtgaaggaggaagacGCCTTCTACTCCAAGAA GTGCAAACTGTTCTACAAGAAGGACTCGGAGTTCAAAGAGAAAGGAGTGGGAACGCTGCACCTCAAACACACCACCGAGGGCAAGACTCAGATGATCATTCGTGCCGACACCAACCtgg gaaACATCCTGCTGAACGTCATCGTGCAGTCGTCCATGCCGTGCTCTCGGGTGGGGAAGAACAACGTGATGGTGGTGTGCGTCCCCAACCCGCCCATCGACGACAAGAACCCCGGCGGCCCCGTCCCCCTGCTCGTCCGAGTCAAGACCGCCGAGGACGCCGACGAGCTCCACAAGAcgctggaggagaagaaaggctGA